A window from Micromonospora profundi encodes these proteins:
- a CDS encoding ABC transporter ATP-binding protein: protein MDGEVTGDLIPGAAGAAPAAAPVDPDLVVSLDSVGVRRSGTALLQDLTWRVELDERWVVLGPNGAGKTTLLNLAAGRLHPTTGVAHVLGERIGRTDVNELRTRIGLSTAALAERVPADEQVSDVVVTAAWSVVGRWRESYDRGDEARARALLSQLGIGGLAERRYGTLSEGERKRVQIARALMTDPELLLLDEPAAGLDLGGREDLVARLAELAYDPDAPAMVLVTHHVEEIPPGFTHALLLREGAVVAQGLLAETLTGDNLSKTFGLPLVVERSGDRYTARAA from the coding sequence TTGGATGGAGAGGTGACTGGTGACCTGATCCCCGGCGCTGCCGGCGCCGCGCCTGCCGCCGCCCCCGTGGACCCGGATCTGGTGGTCAGCCTCGACAGCGTCGGCGTACGCCGTTCCGGCACCGCCCTGTTGCAGGACCTGACCTGGCGCGTCGAGCTGGACGAGCGCTGGGTGGTGCTCGGCCCCAACGGCGCGGGCAAGACCACACTGCTCAACCTCGCCGCCGGCCGACTGCACCCCACCACAGGCGTCGCGCACGTCCTGGGCGAGCGGATCGGCCGCACCGACGTCAACGAGCTGCGTACCCGGATCGGGCTCTCCACAGCGGCGCTCGCCGAGCGGGTGCCCGCCGACGAGCAGGTAAGCGACGTCGTGGTGACCGCCGCCTGGTCGGTCGTCGGCCGCTGGCGGGAGAGCTACGACCGCGGTGACGAGGCGCGGGCACGGGCGCTGCTCAGCCAGCTCGGCATCGGCGGCCTCGCCGAACGTCGCTACGGCACCCTCTCCGAGGGCGAACGCAAGCGGGTGCAGATCGCCCGGGCACTGATGACCGACCCGGAGCTGCTGCTGCTCGACGAACCCGCCGCCGGGCTCGACCTGGGTGGGCGTGAGGACCTGGTCGCCCGGTTGGCCGAGCTGGCGTACGACCCGGACGCCCCGGCCATGGTGCTCGTCACCCACCACGTGGAGGAGATCCCGCCCGGGTTCACCCACGCGCTGCTGCTGCGCGAAGGGGCGGTGGTCGCCCAGGGGCTGCTCGCCGAGACGCTCACCGGCGACAACCTCTCCAAGACCTTCGGTCTGCCGCTGGTGGTCGAGCGGTCCGGCGACCGCTACACCGCCCGCGCCGCCTGA
- a CDS encoding ABC transporter ATP-binding protein, with amino-acid sequence MSAVIEIEGLRKTFHSMRNGRRVAVDGFDLLVEAGQVHGFLGPNGSGKTTTLRALLGLVRADSGVMKVFGERSPELLPRVAGRVGAIVESPQFFGNFTGHRTLRLLARAGDVPISRVDEALELVGLRDRGDERVKGYSLGMKQRLAVASALLKDPQLLILDEPANGLDPAGIREMRDLMRTLAAAGVTVLVSSHILGEIQLICDHVTIISRGRRVAAGRVDEVLAGYDRQEFLVRVAEPERAAEVLQAVELTAAVDGDALVVSGVTDPTIVSRALGEQGLWVGELTPLRPDLESVFLELTGAGHTWMPRQVDGSELPADDEDRAMIDLDVRGVDS; translated from the coding sequence ATGAGCGCGGTCATCGAGATCGAGGGTCTGCGCAAGACCTTCCACAGCATGCGTAACGGCCGGCGGGTGGCGGTGGACGGGTTCGACCTGCTGGTCGAGGCGGGCCAGGTTCACGGCTTCCTGGGCCCGAACGGCTCCGGCAAGACGACCACCCTGCGTGCCCTGCTCGGGCTGGTACGCGCCGACAGCGGGGTGATGAAGGTGTTCGGCGAGCGGTCGCCGGAGCTGCTGCCCCGGGTGGCCGGGCGGGTCGGCGCGATAGTGGAGAGCCCGCAGTTCTTCGGCAACTTCACAGGGCACCGCACGCTGCGGCTGCTCGCCCGCGCGGGCGACGTGCCGATCTCGCGGGTGGACGAGGCCCTGGAGTTGGTGGGCCTGCGTGACCGTGGTGACGAGCGGGTCAAGGGTTACTCGCTGGGGATGAAGCAGCGCCTCGCGGTGGCGTCGGCGTTGTTGAAGGATCCCCAGCTGCTGATCCTGGACGAACCGGCGAACGGTCTGGACCCGGCGGGGATCCGGGAGATGCGGGACCTGATGCGGACGTTGGCGGCGGCCGGGGTGACAGTGCTGGTGTCCAGTCACATCCTGGGCGAGATCCAGCTGATCTGCGACCACGTCACGATCATCTCGCGGGGCCGGCGGGTGGCGGCGGGTCGGGTGGACGAGGTGCTGGCCGGCTACGACCGGCAGGAGTTCCTGGTCCGGGTGGCCGAGCCGGAGCGCGCCGCCGAGGTGTTGCAGGCGGTGGAGCTGACGGCGGCAGTGGACGGCGACGCGCTTGTGGTGAGCGGGGTGACCGATCCGACGATCGTCAGTCGGGCGCTCGGTGAGCAGGGGCTGTGGGTGGGTGAGCTGACTCCGCTGCGGCCGGATCTGGAGAGCGTCTTCCTGGAGCTGACCGGCGCCGGGCACACGTGGATGCCCCGGCAGGTCGACGGTTCGGAGTTGCCTGCCGACGACGAGGACCGCGCGATGATCGATCTCGACGTACGGGGAGTGGACTCGTGA
- a CDS encoding ABC transporter permease subunit encodes MNLVRAELERLAARRFVQLMVVLLALAFAVTAATTLAGSHKPSAEEMASARTQAIAARQGMEAAFQECLAWKDRTVPRDTGDYQPADCSEIDPARQDRLPIASDYLRGVFSFAQQARPLLYFLIAFLAMFGFLVGASYIGADLNSGGVVNLLLWRPRRLTVLAAKLGTLLGVVLALSVVASLVYLATFWVIGQAAGLAGQPDGEFWRSLGAVHGRGLVLVLLTTALGFAIATLGRHTSAALGAVAAYAVVWELGARVVMEIVDARRPDQLMLSSHIGAWLTGEARFWDPQLCYNSTGAFCDGLYTLTWRPALAVLLLLTGALTAAAFAVFRRRDLV; translated from the coding sequence GTGAACCTGGTCCGGGCCGAGTTGGAGCGGCTGGCCGCGCGCCGCTTCGTGCAGCTCATGGTCGTCCTGCTGGCGCTGGCGTTCGCCGTCACCGCGGCGACCACACTGGCCGGCTCACACAAGCCCAGCGCCGAGGAGATGGCCTCGGCGCGGACGCAGGCCATCGCCGCACGGCAGGGCATGGAGGCAGCGTTCCAGGAGTGCCTGGCCTGGAAGGACCGCACGGTCCCCCGCGACACCGGCGACTATCAACCCGCCGACTGCTCGGAGATCGACCCGGCCCGGCAGGACCGGTTGCCTATCGCTTCGGACTATCTGCGCGGGGTGTTCAGCTTCGCCCAGCAGGCTCGCCCGCTGTTGTACTTCCTCATCGCGTTCCTGGCGATGTTCGGGTTCCTGGTCGGCGCCTCGTACATCGGCGCGGACCTGAACTCCGGCGGGGTGGTGAACCTGCTGCTGTGGCGACCACGCCGGCTCACTGTGCTCGCCGCCAAGCTCGGCACCCTGCTCGGCGTGGTGCTGGCGTTGTCGGTGGTGGCCTCGCTGGTCTACCTGGCCACGTTCTGGGTGATCGGTCAGGCGGCAGGGCTGGCCGGCCAGCCCGACGGGGAGTTCTGGCGGTCGCTGGGCGCCGTCCACGGCCGCGGTCTGGTGCTGGTGTTGCTGACCACCGCCCTGGGCTTCGCCATCGCGACGCTGGGCCGGCACACGTCGGCGGCGCTCGGTGCCGTCGCCGCGTACGCCGTGGTGTGGGAGTTGGGCGCCCGGGTGGTGATGGAGATCGTGGACGCCCGGCGGCCGGACCAGCTGATGCTCTCCAGTCACATCGGGGCGTGGCTCACCGGCGAGGCACGGTTCTGGGATCCGCAGCTCTGTTACAACTCGACGGGCGCCTTCTGCGACGGCCTCTACACGCTGACCTGGCGGCCTGCGCTGGCGGTGCTGCTTCTGCTCACCGGCGCGTTGACAGCGGCGGCGTTCGCCGTGTTCCGCCGCCGCGACCTGGTCTGA